The genomic segment TGCTTCTCGACGTGAAAATATACGGGCAATGGTTCACCAAAGGGAAGAGATACTTGTCCATGGCGGCCAACCCGACCAGCCAGTTGTCGGTGATCGGGAACTTGGTCGGGGCGCAGGCTGCGGCTCAGATGGGGTGGAGAGAGAGCGCAGTGGGGTTGTTTTCGCTAGGGATGGTTCACTATTTGGTGCTTTTCGTGACGCTTTATCAACGATTAGCTGGCGGTGACCGGCTACCGGCTATGCTGAGACCagtcttcttcttgttcttcgcGGCGCCGAGCATGGCTAGCTTGGCTTGGGAATCCATAGTTGGCGCTTTCGATATGGTGTCAAAGATGTTGTTTTTTCTTTCCCtctttctcttcctttctctGGTAATGTTTTGAATAATTAAGgtcaatataatataataacgTAGCTTGCAAGTACGTTCATACGTACGcacataattatttataatataataatgttTTTGTTGTTGTCGAGGAGTTCAGATATGTAGACCAACGCTTTTCAAGAGATCAATGAGGAGATTCAACATTGCATGGTGGGCATACTCATTCCCAATGACTGTACTGGCTTTGGCTTCATTTGATTACGCAGAAGAGGTGAAAGGAGGGATTGCGCGCATCCTGATGTTTTTTCTATTTGGCCTCTCTGTTTTGGTGTCACTCGGTTTGGTCGCAACCACTATTATAAACAGAAAAATGCTTTTACCCGATGACGATCCTATTACAACAACTCTTTTTCATAGTAATTTATTACCTTTAGTATCCACCACCACCCGTCGTCGTCACCAatatcaataatataatatagtgtAGTATTTAAGAGTGTTCTTAGTACGATATGTTTACTTAATTTGTATTACTACTGGTGATTAAACTTATATATTAAGTGATCACTATTTTGATCAATTACctcaatttattttatatatataaatatatatatcatcacCCTAGCTATATATATGTAGGTAGTATGGAGGGCATTGAACCTTATCAAAATTTGTTTGagctatatgtatatatatatatattaattgattaattaaattaaacacatatatatatacttgaccATTTGAGCTTTCCGCTATCAACTTTAAGTTAAAGAGAActtgaaagaaaatgaaaatgacaatgagttttacgtggttcaggatATGAAACAACCATGGTCTATGAGTCTATTGTATTCCGATGCTTGATGCTTGAGAGGTCAAGCATCAATGAAGGTTTTAGGCAGTGTATATGTTGCTTAAATTACACAATTTTCGAACCTCTTACAATGGGGTATCCCTGCCCTATTTATAGTGGTTGGGGACAATTAAGTGGGAGTAATTATAATCCCTCATAATGATGGGATCTTAGTCTCAATTATTACAATTCTTGTGATAATAAACTAGACGGCATGTACagattgcacggggcccatttATGAGGTATTAGCCCACTACTTTTTGGGAGGACACGTCGCTGACAGTGTAAGAGAGTGGCTGCACATCTTCCCGTGTCAGGCAGTGCATTGGGACATGTTACTTGTCTCGAGTACGGAAACAACCCAACTACACGCGAGGTGTGTCACATGTCATGAAGTTGTTGGTGGTCCCAAGATGTTGTGCGTGAGAGCTGACATCGTTCTCCTGGGGAGGAGAACCATCATACTATAACTCTTAGGCCAAGAGGCTAAAGAATACCTAGCAGGATCTAAGAAAGCCTTCTCCGGGGCTGGGGCAAGCTAAATAACTCCCGAGTACCATGAACACTCAACGAGTGCCACGTGTCGACTCGAaaaaaacacggacaacatttgccccccaagtctctactcgtcCTTAGACGGTGGAGACTTAACCAAATGAGTGTCTCAAGGGAGTGCTCGGGGGGAAATGCTTGGGCTGGACCTTTCCCTCTTTACCTATCCCTTGCATGTTTTGTGAGTATAAAATTTGAATTTCGAGCTCCTCAAAATCATTTGCATTCATTTGTAACACTCAGAGCTCAAGCTTCCTTGTGCCCAAATGCCTTTCTTCTCAGAATTCCTCTCTTTAACTTTTCCGTTCAAGGGTTCGTTGTCCTAGACGGTTGGAGAGAAGCACAATACTTCTGGGCAAATGACACAAGTTATCTCTGCATTCGCACAAGAAACAACACTTACCATAGCTACATTTTGGGTAAGtctcttctttattttctcttttcgTTTTTGCAAATGTTTGAGTTTGGGCATGACACTTGACACAGGTATGATTTAGTCATATAGGCACATTTAGGTTGTTTTTCTTGGCCACGGGCCAGCATCCCTATCTTCCATGTGGACCTTTAGGTTGTTCTGGCCTCTCTGGGCCTTTTATTGTTGCCAAAAAGTCATTTTCGAACGTCCCATCAGATTCTGGGAAATTTCCAGAATTCGGTGATTTTCACGAACTCCGGTGACGCTTTGCGGGAACCGTCACTGGATGCTGAGAATTCCCCCTTTTTCCTTAGAGATTCTCTTCATTTCTTCTCGCCAACCAATTGGCTTAGGGTTTTTCATGTTTTGGCATTCTTTTCTTCGGCCAAAATACTAACTGCTTGCTTTTTATATCTCAGATGTCTGAGGAACTACATCAACTTCACGAGCAAGGGTTTTACGACTTCAATCAAGAAATACTTGAGATGGCCCAAGAATAGAGAAGGCAGCAAGGAGGTGCTAGAGCGGGGGCCCGAGAAccaactagggaactggtagttcgTGAGGATGGCCAGATAGCAAAAAGGCCAACGCTGCCAGCCTAGACGGGGATGATCGTGGAGGAAGTAAATAGGGCCCCCCCATTCCCCACCCCAGTCAATAGTATGAGGTTGACGAATTTGAGGCGGAGCAGTATCACACTTTGCTCCGACACCCCGAGGCCTTGGAGCACGTCATAAGGCACTACGGGAATGAAAAAGAGTGCTTAGTGCGCCTCTATCGAGATTCTGAGAGGGCACACCATAGTGTCAATGGTCTTGGCGCTTAGAGCCAAGCACATCTGATGGCTGGAGCAACCTTGCCCCTTCACCAATACTTCGTGGACTTTTTGAAGATCGTAGGGATAGcctgttgggaatatatggctttactctttgcaagtcaacaatgaataatgaagataatgcaatattccaaaccctagatgttaatcaagattcaaatttaaagtatgagtgcaattcttgataatcaaataagcatgttcatgatatgaatgttaatcttgaataaaataaaattaatgatTAAATGGTGATAATATAAAGATAGATGCGTTTAATCATCTATACcaacaatgaaaaacataatagaatgacaaaatacaacATTAGGATTAGAGA from the Humulus lupulus chromosome X, drHumLupu1.1, whole genome shotgun sequence genome contains:
- the LOC133806607 gene encoding S-type anion channel SLAH4-like, which gives rise to MSLMAVQSSESEIEQVIQSSLSSPVIISTNIINDQDYHRQQSLLTTVMIILMDRLSLNSLRSVLTKFHAGYFRISLSLGGQALLWKKFMGPTTHDMKMTSSASTTVINALHPTSIFLVLWSFALFTLILLSLIYLLKCLFYFKMVKAEFLHHVGVNYLFVPWISWLLLLQTAPFLGPRTATYLILWWIFSVPVVLLDVKIYGQWFTKGKRYLSMAANPTSQLSVIGNLVGAQAAAQMGWRESAVGLFSLGMVHYLVLFVTLYQRLAGGDRLPAMLRPVFFLFFAAPSMASLAWESIVGAFDMVSKMLFFLSLFLFLSLICRPTLFKRSMRRFNIAWWAYSFPMTVLALASFDYAEEVKGGIARILMFFLFGLSVLVSLGLVATTIINRKMLLPDDDPITTTLFHSNLLPLVSTTTRRRHQYQ